The Pseudomonas sp. MM223 genome segment CTACGCGGAAAGTGGTGACGGACAGTACATGACCGGTGGCGACCAGTTCCTGTTCGAAATGCAGGGGCTCGCCGGTGCGTAGCACCGCGCCATAACGGGCAACCCAGTCATCGGCCTCGTCGGGCACCATCTCACGCAGCTTCTGCCCGACCACGTCAGGGATGCCGGCGTGCTTGGCGTAGGCCGCGTTGGCCAGTACATGCACATAGTCACTCAATGGGCCATGCGGGCCATCGAAGAACTCGATGATGCAGAAGCCTTCGTCCATGGTGTCGAACAACGAACGATAGAAATCCTGGTCATGGCTCTGAAGGCCGGCAAGTCGTGATTCAAGTTGCGCGTTCTGCCGTTGGAGGGCTTTGACTTGTTGGCGCAGTGAATGAAGGTCGCTGGAAGGCATGCCGACGTCCGACAAAAAAGAAGGCTCAGACTTTAACGTGTTCACCAGCAGGCGGATAGCCGGTCAGGGCCGTTACGGGGCGGCGCCCAACAGCCGGTCGACCCGTTCGCCGAGCGTCTTCAGGTTGAAGGGTTTGGACAGTAACTCGATGCCCCTGCCGGGCAGGGTATTGGCATTGACGGTGGCAGCATCGTAGCCGGTAATCAGTAACACCGGCCCCTGCGCCACGAGGCCCCGGAATGCCTGCGCAAGCTGGTAGCCATCGACCCCGCCTGGTAGCCCGACATCGGTGATCAGCAGGTCGGGGGCGGGGCTCTCGTGCAAGGCTTCAATTGCCTGTTTGCCCTGTTCGAACGCTTGCACCTTGTGGCCCAGCTCCGTCAGCACCTCGACCAGTACCAGGCGCAGGGCCGGTTGGTCCTCCACCAGCATGATCCGGTGTACACGCTGCGGTAATGGCTCGCCAGTGTGGGCGGCTGGCGCGTCATGGCTGCAAACGGGGGCGCTTTCTTCCATGGGGAAGTACAGGTGGGCACAAGTACCTTGGCCGGACACGCTTTCGATCTCCAGTTGCCCGCCGGACTGTCTTGCAAAGCCGTAGACCATCGACAGCCCGAGCCCGGTTCCCTGGCCAAGCGGCTTGGTGGTATAGAAGGGCTCAAGGGCACGCTGGCGAACTTCGCCGGACATGCCAATGCCGGTATCTGTGACGCGCACATGCAAATACCGGCCCGCAGGCAGGTCCAGGCACTTGGCCTTGGCGGCATCGACCTCGACATTTTCGCAGGCGAGGCTCAGCACACCACCCAGAGGCATGGCATCACGTGCGTTGATACACAGGTTGAGCAAGGCATTTTCCAACTGTTGCGGGTCGATGCGGATCGGCCATTGTCCAGCCAGTGTCTGGTCGTGGAAGTCGATATGCGGCCCGGTCGAACTGCGAATCAGGTCGCCCATGTCGGTGACCAGGCGTTGCACATCGACGGGTTGTGGCGACAGGGTTTGCTGGCGCGAGAACGCCAACAGATGCTGCACTTGAGCGGCTGCGCGCAGTGCATTGTTGCGGCCAAGCTCCAGAAGCCGGGCAGTGTCGGTAAGGCGTTGCTGGCCCAGGCGTTGCTCGGCCAGTTCCAGTGCGCCGAGCAGGCTGCCCAGCAGGTTGTTGAAGTCGTGGGCGATGCCCCCGGTCAACTGGCCGAGGGCTTCCATCTTCTGTGACTGGCGCAGGGCATCTTCAGCCTGATGCAGGCGTTCCTGTTCTGCAACGCGCTCAGTGATGTCATAGGCGAACATGTAGCCACCCTGAATCTGCTGCTGTGCATCGCGCAGCGGGTGGTAGCGGATCTCGTAATGGCGCAGGGCATCAGGTGGCCCGAGGGTAATGGTATCGATAAACGCTTCACCGGCCAGCACACGCGGCCAGACGGGCGCCAGGCGGCCCATGATATCGTGTTGTTTGTCGAGGAACTGCGGTACGTAATCGCCGATCTGCGGCACGAAACCACGGTAATGCTTGAAGGTTTCACGGGCTGTACGGTTGATGGCGACCAGGCGCATCTTGCGGTCTGCGGCAAACACGTTGGCCAAGCTGCTGTCCAGCAGTTCACCGAGCAGTTTGTTGTGTGCCTGCGTAGCGTCTTCACGTTCGGCCAGGCGTGTTTCCAGCTCTGCGACACGCGCCTGCAACTCGGTGATGGAAGGCGGTGAGTCTGGCAGCATGATGACGGCCCGGTGAACGGATCGGGCAACTATAGCCGCCCGCCGGGCCATCAGCCATCAGAACGAGCGAATGATGCGCCCAAGGGTTTCCATGGCCCGTTCGGCGCCCTCATGCCAAGGGCTGCCGTAGTTCAGGCGGATGCAGTTGCCGAAGCGTCGGGTGGGCGAGAAGATCGGCCCGGGGGCGATACTGATGCCTTGGGCCAGGGCCATGTGGAACAGCTTGAGTGCGTCTATCTGCTCGGGCAACTCCAGCCACAGGAAGTAACCACCGGACGGCTGGCTGACCCGTGTTTGCGCCGGGAAATGGCGTGTGATGGCTGCCAGCATATTGGCCTGCTGGCCTTCCAGGGCATAGCGCAGTTTACGCAGGTGGCGGTCGTAGCCGCCGTGCTGCAGGTAGTCGGCTATCGCTGCCTGGGCCGGCATCGAGGCACACAGCGAGGTCATCAGCTTCAGCCGCTCGATCTTCTGCGCAAAGCGCCCGGCCGCCACCCAGCCGATGCGGTAACCGGGTGCCAGGCTTTTGGCGAACGAACCGCAGTGCATCACCAGGCCCTGGGTGTCGAAAGCCTTGGCTGGCTTTGGCGCCTGTTGCGAGTAATACAGCTCGGCGTACACGTCGTCTTCGATCAACGGCACCTGGTGACGCGTTAGCAGTTCCACCAGCGCCTGCTTTTTCGCTTCCGGCATGCTTGCGCCTACCGGGTTCTGGAAGTTGGTCATGCACCAGACGGCTTTCACCGGGTGTTTTTCCAGCGTTTGTGCCAGTGCCCCCAGGTCCATGCCTTCGCGTGGGTGCACGGGGATTTCCACAGCCTTTAGCTTAAGCCGCTCCAGCACTTGCAGGCAGGCATAGAAGGCGGGGGCCTCGATGGCCACCAGGTCGCCCGGTTGGGTCACTGCTTGCAGGCACAGGTTCAAGGCTTCCAGTGCACCGTTGGTGATCAGCAGCTCTTCCATCGGCAGCATCAGCCCGCCGACCATGTAGCGCAGGGCAATTTGCCGGCGCAGCTGTGGGTTGCCGGGTGACAGGTCGGTCACCACCATGCGCGGGTCCATGCTGCGGCTGGCGCTGGCCAGCGAGCGCGACAGGCGCTGCAGCGGGAACAGTTCGGGGCTGGGGAAGGCTGAGCCGAACGGTATGGTGTTGGGGTCCTTGATCGAGTCGAGGATCGAGAACACCAATGCGCTGACGTCCACGTCCGTGGACTCACTGACCGGCTGCAACGCCTGCGGCTCGCTGAACTGGCGCGGGGCGTGGGCGTTGACGAAATAGCCCGAGCGCGGCCGGGCACGGATCAGCCCGCGCCGCTCCAGCAGGTAGTAGGCCTGGAACACGGTTGACGGGCTGACCCCGTGGGTTTGGCTGGCGTAGCGTACCGAAGGCACGCGCTGGCCTGGGCCCAGTACCCCGGAGCGGATCAGTTCGGCAATGTCGTCGGCGAAGCGTTCGTAGCGTTTCATTCTGGCCTTCTGTCGAAGCCTGGCAGGCAAGGTGGGGTCAGTGTAAGGGATCAGCGGTTCATCGGTGCGACGAAGCGGCTTTGGGCCACGCTGCGGATGGCGGGGTCGTCACGCTCGCTGATTTCGAAACTGAGCGTTTGCGAGCTGCTGGCCGGGCGCTCTGCCAGCATCGCCACCGATACCGGCAGTTCGCTCATTTCGCCGGCCGGGATCACCAATGCGGTGTTGCCCTGCAAGGTGAAACCGTCAGCGTCCAGCAGGCGCAGTGCATAGTGTTGGGTGCGCTCGGTCTTGTTGATGACCTTGAGCAGGTAGATGTTCTCGATCTGGCCCTGGGCATTTTCACGGAACAGGCCGCGGTCCTTGATCACGTCCAGCGATACCATCGGGCGCATCTGCAAGGCCACCACCAGTGCTGCGATCATCACCCCGAGCGCAGCGACGTAGCCCAGCAGGCGCGGGCGGAGCCAGTGGGTGGTGCCGCCCTGCAAACTGTGTTCGGACTTGTAACCGATCAACCCGCGGGCGTACCCCATCTTGTCCATCACCCCGTCGCAGGCGTCGATGCACGCCGCGCAGCCGATGCAGGCCATCTGCAAGCCATCGCGGATATCAATGCCGGTGGGGCACACTTGCACGCACAGCGTGCAGTCGATGCAGTCGCCCAGGCCTTGGGCGCCTACGTCACTGCCTTTCTTGCGCGGGCCGCGGGTTTCGCCACGGCGCGGGTCATAGGCAACCGCCAGGGTGTCCTTGTCGAACATCACGCCCTGAAAGCGCGCATACGGGCACATGTGCAGGCACACCGCTTCACGTAGCAGGCCTGCGTTGATGTAGGTGGCAGCGGTGAAGAACAGCACCCAGAACAGCGCCACGCCGCCCAGTTGCAACGTGAACAGTTCTGCGGCCAGTGGCCGGATTGGCGTGAAGTAGCCGACGAAGGTCAGGCCGGTGACTACACCGATGGCCAGCCACAGGCTGTGCTTCAGGGTACGGCGTGCCAGTTTGTTCAGGCTCCAGGGTGCGGCGGCGAGCTTGATGCGCTGGTTGCGGTCACCCTCGGTGACCTTTTCGCACCACATGAACAGCCACGTCCAGGTGCTTTGTGGGCAGCTGTAGCCGCACCACACACGGCCGGCGTAAACGGTGATGGCGAACAGCCCGAAGGCGCAGATGATCAGCAGCGCCGAAAGCAGGATGAAGTCCTGTGGCCAGAAGGTGGCGCCAAAGATGTGGAATTTGCTCTCGCCCAAGTCCCATAGCACGGCTTGGCGGCCGTTCCAGTTCAGCCAGGCAGTGCCAAAAAACAGCACAAACAAGGCGCCGGCAAAACCGATGCGCAGGTTGCGGTACAGCCCGGTAAAGCTGCGGGTGTGAATGCCGCTGTCAATGCGTCGCGGTGGGTGGCTGGCTGGGGCGGCGGCGATCTCTGTAAAAGGGATTCTATTGTTCATGGCTCGGTGCTCATCAGGCCTCGATCAGGCATGAGCACTATGGCCCTGAGGCTGTTATCAGCACAGGCTCAGTTTTTGCGATAAAAACCGTATCAGATTACCCGCTTGACCCCGCCAGGCCTTATATCACCGAGCCTGGCACACTAGCCTTCAGGTGCCTGCGGCTATCCACCGCACCCGCTACGGTCAGCGCATCGGCCTCGGCTTCGGTGATGGGCACGCGTTGGCCTGCAAGCAAGGCCACCGACATGCGCAGCTGTTCGTCTGTGATGATCTCGATATCGGGGCCATCACCCTCAATGCGCAGGTCTTCGCCGATCAGTGTGCAGCGACGGGTGGATTCTTCGATTTCAACGGGCATGTCTTTGTCCTCCTGGGGGCGGTTACAGGGTGGACCACAGGGCAAGGGAGGTTGCTGCATCGCTAGGCTGAACGGCACTTTGGCCTGTGTGCAAAGGTCAACCCCTGTACAGGCCAGGCTCGGTCTTTTCGCGGGCCTGCCCACCCAGTGCTCAGCATGGGAACAACCCTATGGACCTTCTCTGGCAAGCAATTCAGGCCGAGTTCGCCGATGTCACCGATGCGCGCGAAGTGACGCAAATCCTGGTGCGCCTGCTGATGGCCGCCATACTTGGCGCTGTGCTGGGCTTTGAGCGCGAGTCCAAAGGCAAGTCGGCCGGGGTGCGCACCCACATGTTGGTCTCGTTGGGTGCCGCGCTGTTCGTGCTGGCGCCGAGCATGGCAGGGGCCGATGAACAAGCGCTAAGCAGGGTGATCCAGGGTATTGTTGCCGGTATCGGCTTTCTGGGTGCGGGTACCATCCTTAAAGGTAACGGGAAGGACACCAGCCATGTGAAAGGCCTGACAACCGCTGCCGGGCTATGGATGACGGCTGCCATCGGTACGGCTGCCGGCATGGGCCGCGAAGCCACGGCGTTGATCAGCACGGTACTGGCCCTGCTGGTACTGGGCACGATGCCGTTACTGGTAGAGAAGGTGGAAGGCCAGGGTGAGGAAAAACAGAAGGATGAGAATGAGGAGGGCAGGAAGCACTAAGGGGAGCCGAAGCTCCCCCCAAAGCGTTGTTGCTTGCTCTTTTCTTATTATTGAGACCGGCTTTTTGTTGTTTTTGTAAGCCTGCCTTGGTGTTGCGGGCGACCCCCATGCGGGGTCAAGAGCAAACGTATTTTTTTGAGCGCTGACCTGCTTTCATCATTGATCCGAACCTGGCTGTAGCTACCTTGAGGCAGTTTTATTGTTCTGTGCCAGACCGCGGGGCGTACCCCTGAAAAGCGTGTCGACTCCAAAAAAATCTGCTTGCTACGCCTCTGCCGTGTTGTTCTTGTTATGTCAGAGCCGTTACCTGTTGTTTTTATTGGGTGTCACATTTTTTTTGTTCTTGTACCAAAGATATAGCAGGGTGCGTGCCAACTTTTTAAAACCCTTTAAAATCAAGCACTTAGCGATTTTTGCCGAAACCGCTTCGCCTGAAATTCTGTCGATTTGTTTCCCTGTTACCCGATTTTTTGCTGTGAAACGTGGGGCGGTAACACTTCACCCACAGGTATGTGACACCCGTGTGACTCACTGTGCGCTGCGCGCCCGCGCCACCCGCGACCCATTGCCGCGGCCCAGCACACGGCTGATGCGTTGGCCGGCGGCGATCAGTTTGTCCAGGTCGATGCCGGTAGCAATGCCCAGCCCCTGCAGCAGGTACACCACGTCTTCCGTGGCGATGTTGCCGGTCGCCCCTTTGGCGTATGGGCAGCCGCCCAGCCCGGCCACCGAGCTCGTCGAACACGTTGATACCTTCGAGCAGGCTGGCATAGACGTTGGCCAATGCCTGGCCATAGGTATCATGAAAATGCCCGGCCAGTTGCTCGCGCGGAACCTGGGCCGATACCACCTCGAACAGGCGCCGGGTATCGCCAGCGGTCCCTGTACCAATGGTGTCGCCCAGCGAGACCTCGTAACAGCCCATGTCATGCAGGGCGCGGGCAATCGGGGCCACCTGCTCGGCGTTGACCTTGCCTTCATAGGGGCAACCGAGCACGCACGACACATAGCCGCGCACGCGCACACCGTGGTTGCGCGCGGCTTCCATGATCGGTTCGAAGCGCTTGAGGCTGTCGCTGATCGAGCAATTGATGTTGCGCTGCGAGAACGCTTCGGAGGCAGCTGCGAACACCGCCACTTCCTTCACCCCGGCAGCCAGTGCGTCCTCAAAGCCGCGCAGGTTTGGTGCCAGTGCCGCATAGGTCACACCAGGGCGCTGCTGAATACCGGCGAACACCTCGGCGGAACCGGCCATCTGTGGCACCCACTTGGGCGAGACAAAGCTGCCCACCTCGATATAGGCAAGGCCCGCCTCGGTGAGGTCGTCCACCAGGCGCACCTTGTCGGCAACGCTGATGGGCTGGGCTTCGTTCTGCAAACCGTCGCGGGGGCCTACTTCGACCAGACGGACTTCTTTGGGCAAGGGCATGGCGGGTTTCCTGTGGCGTTCAGCGGTTGTCTTTGTTGTTCAGGGTGGCGGCCAGGGCTTGTTCACAGCGCTCCTGGGCGGTGTCCAGTTCCAGTTGCATCTGGTGGATGTCGAGCATCTGCTGTTCCAGTTGGGCACGCCGTTCGGCGATTTTTGCCAGCATGCTGTTGAGCTGCTTGAGGTTGCCGCTGGTGGGGTCGTACAGCTCGATCAGTTCGCGGCACTCGGCCAGCGAAAAGCCGATGCGCTTGCCGCGCAGGATGAGCTTCAGGCTGACTTTGTCGCGCGCCGTGTAGATACGTTCCAGGCCTCGGCGCTCGGGGCTCAGCAGGCCCTGTTCCTCGTAGAAGCGAATGGCGCGGGTGGTGATGTCCAGCTCGCGGGACAGGTCGGAGATGCTGTAGGTCTGGGTGCTCATGCTGGGGCTCGGCGTGGGGTATGCGGCTATCCTGAAGGCAGGTTTACGTATACGTCAAGCAAGGGCTGAAAATGTGTTGCTTGTACCGGCCGACAAAGATGATTCAGACAACCCCGACCTGCGATACCCATTGGGCGTCTGCCCACTCAGGCGCTTGAACCACCGGGCAAAGTACGTCGGGTCGGTGAAGCCCAGGCTATCCGACAACTGCCCGATACTCATCCGCGTGTAGATCAGGTTACGCCGCGCCTCCAGCAGCAAACGCTGGTGCACCACCTGCAGCGCAGTCTGGCCACTCAACGCCCGGCACAGCTGGTTCAGCTGCAAGCTGGGAACACTCAACCGCGCGGCAAATTGTTCTACCGACAGGTGCTCGCGGTAATGCGCTTCCACCAGCCGCAGGTACTGCCCCAGCAACTGGCGGTCACGCTCATCCCGGTTGCGCGGCGCTTGCCCCAACTGCTGGCGACGGCTGATCCACACCATCAGTGCGGTCATCAACGCCTCAAGCATGGCCGCCCGTGCCGGGGCATTGCCCTGGTACTCCTGCTGCAAGGTGCCGATCAGGCTGCGCAGGTGCACACGGTCCTGGCCCAGCGGGTAACACGCAGGTTTTGCCAGCACCGTCAGTGGCGTACCCAGGCGCTGCTCCAGGTTTGCCACCAGTGCGGTGCCAAAGGTCAGCACATACCCCTGGATATCGGCGCTGAAGCGAAAGCCATGCACGGTCATCGGCGGCACCACCTGGATCGCCGCCTCGCCGATGGCACTGCGCACGCCTTCGACCTCCACCTGGGCCTGGCCGCGCTGTACGTAAAGGAGCTGGAACAGCTCGGCATGCTGGTGCGGCTTGATTTCCCAGTGGTGCAGGCGGCTACGCGCCGGGATCGACTCGCAGTGCAGCAGGTCGGTGCCGGGCCAGGCCTGGTTTTCGCCATACAGCTTGAACAACGGGACGCCGGGGAGGGTGGATTTCATGCAGGGTGGCCTGTCCGTTAATCGAACGTTTTTTGTAAAAGTGCAGATTATTCATTGAATAGCACACTTAAAAGGCAGTTTTTGCCAGTAAAAATGCAGGGGCAAACCCTAACAGCAGATGCCGCCCCACTGCCAGTCCCAGGGCCGGCATCGTCCGAACAGAGACAACAACAATGAAAACTCAGGTTGCAATTATTGGTGCGGGCCCGTCTGGCCTGCTGCTTGGCCAACTGCTGCACAAGGCCGGTATCGAGAACGTCATCGTCGAACGCCAGACGCCCGAGTACGTACTTGGCCGCATCCGCGCCGGTGTGCTTGAGCAAGGCACGGTCGACCTGCT includes the following:
- the norG_1 gene encoding HTH-type transcriptional regulator NorG (*Name norG_1), with the protein product MKRYERFADDIAELIRSGVLGPGQRVPSVRYASQTHGVSPSTVFQAYYLLERRGLIRARPRSGYFVNAHAPRQFSEPQALQPVSESTDVDVSALVFSILDSIKDPNTIPFGSAFPSPELFPLQRLSRSLASASRSMDPRMVVTDLSPGNPQLRRQIALRYMVGGLMLPMEELLITNGALEALNLCLQAVTQPGDLVAIEAPAFYACLQVLERLKLKAVEIPVHPREGMDLGALAQTLEKHPVKAVWCMTNFQNPVGASMPEAKKQALVELLTRHQVPLIEDDVYAELYYSQQAPKPAKAFDTQGLVMHCGSFAKSLAPGYRIGWVAAGRFAQKIERLKLMTSLCASMPAQAAIADYLQHGGYDRHLRKLRYALEGQQANMLAAITRHFPAQTRVSQPSGGYFLWLELPEQIDALKLFHMALAQGISIAPGPIFSPTRRFGNCIRLNYGSPWHEGAERAMETLGRIIRSF
- a CDS encoding Homocitrate synthase — translated: MPLPKEVRLVEVGPRDGLQNEAQPISVADKVRLVDDLTEAGLAYIEVGSFVSPKWVPQMAGSAEVFAGIQQRPGVTYAALAPNLRGFEDALAAGVKEVAVFAAASEAFSQRNINCSISDSLKRFEPIMEAARNHGVRVRGYVSCVLGCPYEGKVNAEQVAPIARALHDMGCYEVSLGDTIGTGTAGDTRRLFEVVSAQVPREQLAGHFHDTYGQALANVYASLLEGINVFDELGGRAGRLPIRQRGDRQHRHGRRGVPAAGAGHCYRHRPGQTDRRRPTHQPCAGPRQWVAGGAGAQRTVSHTGVTYLWVKCYRPTFHSKKSGNRETNRQNFRRSGFGKNR
- the cueR_2 gene encoding HTH-type transcriptional regulator CueR (*Name cueR_2), which gives rise to MSTQTYSISDLSRELDITTRAIRFYEEQGLLSPERRGLERIYTARDKVSLKLILRGKRIGFSLAECRELIELYDPTSGNLKQLNSMLAKIAERRAQLEQQMLDIHQMQLELDTAQERCEQALAATLNNKDNR
- the rhaR_3 gene encoding HTH-type transcriptional activator RhaR (*Name rhaR_3); this translates as MKSTLPGVPLFKLYGENQAWPGTDLLHCESIPARSRLHHWEIKPHQHAELFQLLYVQRGQAQVEVEGVRSAIGEAAIQVVPPMTVHGFRFSADIQGYVLTFGTALVANLEQRLGTPLTVLAKPACYPLGQDRVHLRSLIGTLQQEYQGNAPARAAMLEALMTALMVWISRRQQLGQAPRNRDERDRQLLGQYLRLVEAHYREHLSVEQFAARLSVPSLQLNQLCRALSGQTALQVVHQRLLLEARRNLIYTRMSIGQLSDSLGFTDPTYFARWFKRLSGQTPNGYRRSGLSESSLSAGTSNTFSALA
- the rcsC_9 gene encoding Sensor histidine kinase RcsC (*Name rcsC_9), whose amino-acid sequence is MLPDSPPSITELQARVAELETRLAEREDATQAHNKLLGELLDSSLANVFAADRKMRLVAINRTARETFKHYRGFVPQIGDYVPQFLDKQHDIMGRLAPVWPRVLAGEAFIDTITLGPPDALRHYEIRYHPLRDAQQQIQGGYMFAYDITERVAEQERLHQAEDALRQSQKMEALGQLTGGIAHDFNNLLGSLLGALELAEQRLGQQRLTDTARLLELGRNNALRAAAQVQHLLAFSRQQTLSPQPVDVQRLVTDMGDLIRSSTGPHIDFHDQTLAGQWPIRIDPQQLENALLNLCINARDAMPLGGVLSLACENVEVDAAKAKCLDLPAGRYLHVRVTDTGIGMSGEVRQRALEPFYTTKPLGQGTGLGLSMVYGFARQSGGQLEIESVSGQGTCAHLYFPMEESAPVCSHDAPAAHTGEPLPQRVHRIMLVEDQPALRLVLVEVLTELGHKVQAFEQGKQAIEALHESPAPDLLITDVGLPGGVDGYQLAQAFRGLVAQGPVLLITGYDAATVNANTLPGRGIELLSKPFNLKTLGERVDRLLGAAP